A region of Sulfuricella denitrificans skB26 DNA encodes the following proteins:
- the phoU gene encoding phosphate signaling complex protein PhoU produces the protein MQHEHISKQFDAELETVRSRVLQMGGLVEEQIVNAIEALINSKLDLADAVIAKDLQVNSMEVEIDEACAHIIARRQPTAGDLRMVMTVIKTITDLERIGDEAEKIARMSKLIYQTGRLSTPRFTEITLMSGIVLEMLRKSLDAFARLDIGTAVQVPRQDVLVDDAFSACMRHLITFMMEDPRTISTSLDVLFAAKAIERIGDHAKNMSEYVVYMVKGKDVRHTSLEEIERELE, from the coding sequence ATGCAGCATGAACACATTTCCAAGCAATTCGATGCCGAGCTGGAAACCGTGCGCTCTCGAGTGCTGCAGATGGGTGGCTTGGTGGAGGAACAGATCGTCAATGCCATCGAAGCGCTGATCAACAGCAAGCTTGATCTCGCCGACGCAGTCATCGCCAAGGATCTTCAGGTCAACTCCATGGAAGTGGAGATAGACGAAGCCTGCGCCCACATCATCGCGCGCCGTCAGCCCACCGCTGGCGATTTGCGCATGGTGATGACAGTGATCAAGACCATCACAGACCTGGAGCGCATCGGCGACGAGGCCGAAAAAATCGCACGTATGAGCAAGCTGATCTACCAGACCGGCCGACTATCCACACCGCGCTTCACCGAGATCACCCTGATGAGCGGTATCGTGTTGGAAATGCTGCGCAAGTCGCTCGATGCTTTCGCCCGGCTCGACATCGGCACTGCGGTTCAGGTTCCACGCCAGGATGTGCTGGTTGACGACGCCTTCAGCGCCTGCATGCGCCACCTGATTACCTTCATGATGGAAGACCCGCGCACCATCTCCACCTCGCTCGACGTGCTGTTTGCCGCCAAGGCGATCGAACGCATCGGCGACCACGCCAAGAACATGTCAGAGTACGTGGTCTACATGGTCAAGGGCAAGGACGTACGCCATACCTCCCTTGAGGAAATCGAGCGCGAACTGGAATAA
- the rpiA gene encoding ribose-5-phosphate isomerase RpiA: MTQDELKQAVARAAIEHVPAGIIGVGTGSTANYFIDELAKIKGRIDGAVASSEATAQRLKSHGIPVLDLNSAGELAVYVDGADEITKHMHMIKGGGGALTREKIVAACSKKFVCIADGSKLVGMLGNFPLPVEVVPMAQSYVARELVKLGGQPMLRQGFTTDNGNIILDVHGLKIMNPVELETQINQITGVVTNGLFARRPADVLLLGTSEGVRTLQA, translated from the coding sequence ATGACGCAAGACGAACTGAAACAGGCTGTGGCCCGCGCTGCCATCGAGCACGTACCCGCAGGCATCATCGGCGTGGGCACCGGTTCCACCGCCAACTATTTCATTGACGAACTGGCCAAAATCAAGGGCCGCATCGACGGTGCGGTAGCGAGCTCCGAAGCCACCGCACAGCGCCTGAAAAGCCATGGCATCCCGGTTCTGGACCTGAACAGCGCCGGTGAGCTGGCGGTTTATGTCGACGGCGCCGACGAAATCACCAAGCACATGCACATGATCAAAGGTGGTGGCGGAGCCTTGACACGGGAAAAGATTGTCGCTGCCTGTAGCAAGAAGTTTGTCTGCATCGCCGACGGCTCCAAGCTGGTCGGCATGCTCGGCAACTTCCCTCTACCAGTGGAAGTGGTCCCGATGGCGCAAAGCTACGTCGCGCGCGAACTGGTCAAGCTCGGTGGCCAGCCCATGTTGCGCCAGGGCTTCACCACTGACAACGGCAATATCATCCTCGACGTACATGGCCTGAAAATCATGAACCCGGTGGAGTTGGAAACCCAGATCAACCAGATCACCGGGGTGGTAACCAATGGCCTGTTCGCCCGGAGGCCGGCTGACGTGCTACTGCTAGGCACCAGCGAAGGGGTAAGAACCCTGCAGGCGTAA
- the ilvA gene encoding threonine ammonia-lyase, biosynthetic → MRTDYLEKILTARVYDVAIESPLEHAPNLSRRIQNRVLLKREDLQPVFSFKLRGAYNKMVQLPAATLKRGVIAASAGNHAQGVALSAQRLKCDATIVMPATTPQIKVEAVRSRGAQVVLHGDSYSDAYVYAMALAKERKLAFVHPYDDPEVIAGQGTIGMEILRQHSDPIHAIFVPVGGGGLIAGIAAYVKRLKPEIKIIGVEPVDADAMYRSLKKKERVTLAQVGIFADGVAVKQVGEETFRLCRELVDEVILVDTDAICAAIKDVFEDTRSILEPAGALSIAGAKLYATREKLKNETLVAIASGANMNFDRLRHVAERAELGEQREAILSVTIPEKPGSFKAFCALLGTRNITEFNYRYSDSSAAHVFVGVQAQNRGETEKLLTLLERKGLQPVDMSDNEMAKLHVRHMVGGHAPQAKNEILYRFEFPERPGALMKFLDSVGQSWNISLFHYRNHGADYGRVLVGVQVPPQEKPAFKAFLKRLGYPYVDESKNPAYKLFLG, encoded by the coding sequence ATGCGCACCGACTACCTGGAAAAAATACTCACTGCCCGCGTTTATGACGTGGCTATCGAAAGTCCGCTGGAGCACGCGCCGAATCTGTCCCGCCGCATCCAGAATAGGGTCTTGCTCAAGCGCGAGGACTTGCAGCCGGTGTTCTCGTTCAAGCTGCGCGGCGCCTACAACAAGATGGTGCAGCTGCCTGCCGCAACGCTCAAGCGCGGGGTGATTGCCGCTTCCGCCGGCAATCATGCCCAGGGCGTGGCGCTTTCTGCTCAGCGCCTGAAGTGCGACGCCACCATCGTGATGCCCGCCACCACCCCGCAGATCAAGGTTGAAGCGGTGCGGAGTCGCGGTGCCCAGGTAGTGCTGCACGGCGACTCCTACAGCGACGCCTATGTCTATGCCATGGCCCTGGCGAAGGAACGCAAGTTGGCTTTCGTTCATCCCTACGATGATCCAGAGGTGATCGCCGGGCAGGGCACCATCGGAATGGAAATTCTGCGCCAGCATTCGGACCCGATTCACGCCATCTTCGTGCCGGTGGGCGGGGGTGGCCTGATCGCCGGCATTGCCGCTTACGTGAAGCGCCTCAAGCCGGAAATCAAAATCATCGGCGTCGAGCCAGTGGACGCCGACGCCATGTACCGTTCGCTGAAAAAGAAAGAGCGGGTGACGCTGGCGCAGGTCGGCATTTTTGCCGACGGCGTGGCGGTCAAGCAGGTGGGGGAAGAAACCTTCCGCCTCTGCCGGGAGTTAGTGGACGAAGTCATCCTGGTGGATACCGATGCTATCTGCGCCGCGATCAAGGACGTGTTCGAGGATACACGCTCCATCCTCGAACCTGCTGGGGCGCTTTCCATCGCCGGCGCCAAGCTGTACGCCACGCGCGAAAAACTGAAGAACGAGACGCTGGTGGCGATTGCCTCCGGTGCCAACATGAACTTCGATCGCTTGCGGCATGTTGCCGAGCGCGCCGAACTGGGCGAGCAGCGCGAAGCCATACTGTCCGTCACCATTCCGGAAAAACCGGGCAGCTTCAAGGCATTCTGCGCACTGCTGGGGACGCGCAACATCACCGAATTCAATTACCGCTATTCCGATTCCAGCGCGGCTCATGTGTTCGTCGGGGTGCAGGCGCAAAATCGCGGCGAAACCGAGAAGCTGCTGACGCTGCTGGAACGCAAGGGGCTCCAGCCGGTGGACATGAGCGACAACGAGATGGCCAAGCTGCATGTCCGGCACATGGTGGGCGGCCATGCGCCCCAGGCGAAAAACGAGATTCTCTATCGCTTCGAGTTTCCCGAGCGGCCCGGCGCGCTGATGAAATTCCTCGACAGCGTTGGCCAGAGCTGGAACATCAGCCTGTTCCACTATCGCAACCACGGCGCAGACTACGGGCGAGTGCTGGTGGGGGTGCAGGTGCCGCCGCAGGAAAAGCCCGCCTTCAAGGCCTTTCTGAAGCGTCTGGGCTATCCCTATGTGGACGAGAGCAAGAACCCGGCCTACAAATTATTTCTCGGCTGA
- a CDS encoding NAD-dependent succinate-semialdehyde dehydrogenase: MPHISLNPATGKVEGIFQRCNDQQLDNALEEGMEAQKIWHKTDLVQRAKALRRVSEILRKNHDDYAALITREMGKPLREARSEVEKSALACDYYAHHAAEFLTDEPIETDATRSYVSYPPLGTVLAIMPWNFPFWQVFRAAAPALMAGNAIMLKHSSSVPQCALAVEDIFRTAGLPKGLFATLMIEANQVAGIIADSRIHAITFTGSEPVGRQVAAEAGRSLKKCVLELGGSDPFIVLRDADLDYTSTQAVNSRFLNNGQSCIAAKRFIVVPEIADEFALLMMQKVAALRVGDPMKEDTQIGPMARLDLRDELHRQVTDSIAQGAHALLGCEPVAGEGAYYLPSILDHVTPKVRAYHEELFGPVAAFIRAHDEPDALRIANDTRFGLGASLWSRDVARAERLSREIEAGCCFINSIVKSDPRLPFGGIKASGYGRELSCHGIREFVNIKTVWVK, from the coding sequence ATGCCCCACATTAGCCTGAATCCCGCTACTGGCAAGGTTGAGGGAATTTTCCAGAGATGCAACGATCAACAACTAGATAACGCGCTGGAAGAGGGTATGGAAGCCCAAAAAATTTGGCACAAAACCGACTTGGTTCAGCGCGCCAAAGCGCTACGCCGCGTGTCAGAAATCCTGCGGAAAAACCACGACGACTACGCCGCACTGATTACCAGGGAAATGGGAAAACCGTTGCGGGAAGCCCGTTCCGAAGTAGAAAAAAGCGCCCTGGCGTGCGACTACTACGCCCACCACGCGGCTGAATTTCTTACGGACGAGCCGATCGAAACCGATGCCACCCGGAGCTATGTCAGCTACCCTCCGCTCGGCACCGTGCTCGCAATCATGCCGTGGAATTTTCCCTTCTGGCAAGTATTCCGCGCTGCCGCACCAGCGCTGATGGCTGGCAACGCCATCATGCTCAAGCACTCATCCAGCGTGCCGCAATGTGCGCTGGCTGTAGAGGATATTTTTCGTACTGCGGGCTTGCCAAAAGGACTGTTCGCCACACTGATGATCGAAGCGAACCAGGTTGCAGGCATCATCGCTGATTCACGCATACATGCCATCACTTTTACCGGATCGGAGCCGGTCGGACGCCAGGTTGCCGCAGAGGCCGGGCGAAGTCTGAAAAAATGTGTGCTGGAACTGGGCGGATCGGACCCTTTCATCGTGCTACGCGATGCTGATCTGGATTACACCAGCACCCAGGCCGTCAATTCACGTTTTCTCAACAACGGCCAATCCTGCATCGCAGCCAAGCGTTTCATTGTCGTGCCGGAAATCGCTGACGAGTTCGCGCTCCTGATGATGCAGAAAGTTGCCGCCCTTCGAGTCGGGGATCCCATGAAAGAAGACACTCAAATAGGGCCGATGGCCAGGCTCGACCTGCGCGACGAACTACACCGCCAGGTGACGGATTCCATCGCCCAGGGAGCACACGCTTTACTGGGCTGCGAACCGGTCGCCGGGGAAGGCGCCTATTACCTGCCGTCCATTCTCGACCATGTCACACCGAAAGTGCGCGCCTATCACGAGGAGCTGTTCGGCCCTGTGGCCGCCTTCATCCGCGCACACGACGAACCGGACGCCCTCAGAATCGCCAACGATACCCGATTCGGTCTGGGGGCCAGCCTGTGGAGTCGGGATGTTGCGCGTGCGGAAAGGCTTTCGCGCGAGATCGAAGCGGGCTGCTGCTTCATCAACAGCATAGTCAAATCCGATCCACGCCTGCCGTTCGGCGGCATCAAGGCATCAGGCTACGGCCGCGAGTTATCCTGCCACGGCATCCGCGAATTCGTAAACATCAAGACGGTGTGGGTGAAATAA
- a CDS encoding lytic transglycosylase domain-containing protein, with protein MRFILIAVVFSAGAALSAFSNVASANYEADFSAAREAFKSGNISRFDTMAARLHGHVLEPFVAYMQLMLHLKEARPEEIKAYIQRNGDSFLADRLLAEWLRMLAKSQRWELYMSEYPALITRDSDLVCYALQARLALGDSTALAEAKPYWFSAEEQPSSCLPLSDALAINGLLTVEDVWARLRLTLEAGNVSVAKHVALYFPGQQEIPLRELDRAAENPLAFLDKLPVSLSTRAGRELTLFALSRVARSQPQQALPYWNALQSQFGAEEQAYGWGQLALHAARKHDPAALAWFGKAVGTRLSDLQLAWKVRAALREQNWQEVQAAIAAMSEAEQNQGSWRYWKARALKSQGKAVQGNAILAPLSKEFNYYGQLAAGELGVVAGSPVESFKAGSDEIKAMEKLPAIQRALALYEMNLRYEANREWMWAVRGLDDRHLLAAAEVAQRHGWYDRAISTADRTQQLHDFSLRFPAPHRDVMQEQARQVGLDEAWVYGLIRQESRFVQQARSGVGASGLMQLMPGTARWVAKRMGMKNFRQSLVNQLDTNVMLGTYYLKYVLDKLEGQPVLATAAYNAGPSRAIRWRSEAPMEGAIYAETIPFTETRGYVQKVMSNAVYYGNQFGQQLQSLKQRLGTITRGSGKTDCGTDDERAPACD; from the coding sequence ATGAGATTTATCTTAATTGCGGTTGTTTTTTCCGCGGGAGCCGCTCTTTCCGCATTCAGTAATGTGGCCTCGGCAAACTACGAGGCTGACTTCTCTGCAGCGCGCGAGGCTTTCAAGTCTGGCAATATTTCCCGTTTCGATACCATGGCCGCGCGCTTGCATGGGCATGTGCTGGAGCCTTTCGTCGCTTATATGCAACTCATGTTGCACCTCAAGGAAGCGCGCCCGGAAGAGATCAAAGCCTACATCCAGCGTAACGGGGACAGTTTCCTGGCTGACCGGCTGCTCGCTGAATGGCTGCGGATGCTGGCAAAAAGCCAGCGCTGGGAGCTGTATATGAGCGAATACCCTGCGCTGATTACCAGGGACTCGGATCTGGTCTGCTATGCCCTGCAGGCGCGGCTTGCATTGGGTGATAGCACCGCACTGGCGGAGGCCAAGCCCTACTGGTTCAGCGCGGAAGAGCAGCCGTCGAGCTGCCTGCCTCTGTCTGATGCTTTGGCGATCAACGGCCTGCTCACCGTGGAAGATGTATGGGCGCGTTTGAGGTTGACCCTGGAGGCGGGTAACGTCAGCGTGGCAAAGCATGTTGCGCTTTACTTCCCTGGCCAGCAGGAGATTCCCCTGCGCGAATTGGATCGCGCGGCGGAAAATCCGCTCGCCTTTCTCGATAAGCTACCGGTGAGCCTTTCGACCCGTGCTGGCCGGGAGCTGACCCTGTTCGCCCTGTCACGCGTGGCCCGCAGCCAGCCGCAGCAGGCATTGCCTTACTGGAATGCTTTGCAGTCTCAGTTTGGTGCGGAAGAACAGGCTTATGGCTGGGGTCAGCTGGCTTTGCATGCGGCACGCAAGCACGACCCGGCTGCACTAGCCTGGTTTGGCAAGGCGGTCGGAACTCGCCTTTCCGACTTGCAGCTCGCTTGGAAGGTGCGCGCGGCGCTGCGCGAGCAAAACTGGCAGGAAGTGCAGGCTGCTATTGCTGCGATGTCGGAGGCGGAGCAGAACCAGGGCTCCTGGCGCTACTGGAAGGCGCGTGCCCTCAAGTCGCAGGGCAAGGCGGTGCAGGGCAATGCAATCCTGGCACCGCTATCGAAGGAATTTAATTATTATGGTCAACTTGCAGCCGGGGAACTGGGCGTGGTGGCGGGTTCCCCTGTTGAAAGCTTTAAGGCGGGTAGTGACGAGATCAAGGCGATGGAGAAACTGCCTGCAATCCAGCGTGCGCTAGCGCTGTACGAGATGAATCTGCGCTACGAGGCCAACCGTGAGTGGATGTGGGCGGTGCGCGGGCTCGACGACCGGCACTTGCTGGCAGCGGCAGAGGTGGCGCAGCGCCATGGCTGGTATGACCGTGCCATCAGTACGGCAGATAGGACCCAGCAGCTGCACGATTTTAGCCTGCGTTTTCCTGCTCCGCATCGTGACGTGATGCAGGAGCAAGCGCGTCAGGTGGGCCTGGACGAGGCCTGGGTATATGGCTTGATCCGCCAGGAAAGCCGCTTTGTCCAGCAGGCGCGTTCCGGCGTCGGCGCGTCGGGGTTGATGCAGCTGATGCCGGGTACGGCGCGGTGGGTGGCGAAACGCATGGGAATGAAGAACTTTCGTCAGTCGTTGGTCAATCAGCTGGATACCAACGTGATGCTCGGCACTTATTATCTCAAGTATGTGCTCGATAAACTCGAAGGCCAGCCGGTTCTGGCGACCGCCGCCTACAACGCCGGCCCTAGCCGTGCCATTCGGTGGCGCAGCGAGGCGCCGATGGAAGGCGCGATCTATGCTGAAACTATCCCGTTTACGGAAACCCGTGGCTATGTGCAGAAGGTCATGAGCAACGCCGTCTACTATGGCAACCAATTCGGCCAGCAGTTGCAGTCATTGAAGCAGCGTCTGGGCACGATAACGAGAGGCAGTGGAAAAACAGACTGCGGCACCGATGACGAGCGCGCACCGGCGTGCGATTAA
- a CDS encoding complex I NDUFA9 subunit family protein, which produces MEIKKVCVLGGGGFVGQHVVSRLCEQGYEVRVPYRNINRAKHLTVLPTVSLVEADIHDPVELKKMLQGMDAVVNLVGILHERKRGAFQRAHVDLPRKVVEACRATGVKRLLHMSAIGASVDGLSRYQRSKGEGEALVREAHGEPLAVTVFRPSVIFGPGDSFLNLFAGLLNWTPVFPLGSSSAKMQPIYVGDVAQAIVASVNNPATFGQSYDLCGPTVYTLQELVEYVAEVKGLKRTVIPLSAGMSSLQSIILGLMPIKLLTHDNYLTLKTDAVCACPFPEVFGIQPAAVEAEAPLYLAPIAAPLFKRFIDEKR; this is translated from the coding sequence ATGGAAATCAAGAAAGTGTGTGTGCTGGGCGGAGGCGGTTTTGTGGGTCAGCATGTGGTAAGCCGGTTGTGCGAGCAGGGGTATGAAGTGCGTGTTCCCTACCGCAATATCAACCGGGCCAAGCATCTTACGGTACTGCCGACAGTGTCGCTGGTGGAAGCGGACATCCATGACCCGGTCGAATTAAAAAAAATGTTGCAGGGCATGGATGCCGTGGTCAATCTGGTCGGCATCCTCCACGAAAGAAAGCGCGGCGCTTTCCAGCGTGCGCACGTGGATCTGCCGCGCAAGGTGGTGGAAGCCTGTCGGGCGACGGGAGTGAAAAGGTTGCTGCACATGAGCGCTATCGGCGCTAGTGTGGATGGCTTGAGTCGCTACCAGCGCAGCAAGGGCGAGGGTGAAGCGCTGGTGCGTGAGGCTCACGGCGAGCCTCTGGCGGTGACGGTATTCCGCCCATCGGTGATTTTTGGCCCCGGGGATAGTTTTCTTAATCTGTTTGCCGGGTTGCTTAACTGGACGCCTGTTTTTCCGCTCGGTAGCTCGAGTGCCAAAATGCAGCCCATCTATGTCGGCGATGTGGCCCAGGCCATCGTGGCCAGCGTGAATAATCCGGCCACTTTTGGACAGAGTTACGATCTGTGCGGCCCGACAGTTTATACTTTGCAGGAACTGGTCGAATACGTCGCCGAGGTCAAAGGCCTTAAGCGGACGGTCATTCCGCTGTCAGCGGGAATGTCTTCATTACAGTCGATTATTCTGGGTTTGATGCCGATAAAGTTGCTGACCCACGATAACTATTTGACGCTAAAAACCGACGCAGTGTGCGCCTGCCCATTCCCTGAGGTATTCGGCATCCAGCCTGCCGCTGTGGAGGCTGAAGCGCCATTATATCTGGCCCCCATCGCAGCACCACTATTCAAACGGTTTATCGACGAGAAACGTTAA
- a CDS encoding multifunctional CCA addition/repair protein, translating into MKIFAVGGAVRDELLGLPVVDRDYVVVGATPEEMVAQGFKPVGKDFPVFLHPRTHEEYALARTERKTARGYKGFQVSAAPEVTLEEDLARRDLTINAIAKDEDGLFIDPYGGMADLKAGVLRHVSPAFVEDPVRVLRVARFAARFGFAIAPETLVLMREMAANGEVDALVPERVWQELSRGLMENVPSRMFLALRECGALVRILPELDALFGVPQTEKYHPEIDTGVHVMMVVDYAAAKNYELPVRFAALTHDLGKGTTPHAEWPRHIGHEARSFELAKPLCQRLRVPNDCRELALVVARFHGVPLRAFELRPETLLKLLQETDALRQPWRFESFLLACTADCCGRLGYQDAVFEPADFLREALKVAQSVDAGAVARQCDDPAKIRDRVYEARFEAIKTWRENWAR; encoded by the coding sequence ATGAAAATCTTCGCCGTCGGCGGTGCGGTGCGCGACGAATTGCTTGGCTTGCCGGTCGTCGACCGCGACTATGTGGTCGTCGGCGCGACGCCGGAAGAAATGGTGGCCCAGGGATTCAAGCCGGTGGGCAAGGATTTTCCAGTATTTCTTCATCCCAGGACTCACGAGGAATATGCCCTGGCCCGCACCGAGCGAAAAACCGCGCGTGGCTACAAAGGTTTCCAGGTGTCTGCCGCGCCCGAGGTGACGCTGGAGGAAGACCTGGCGCGACGCGACCTGACCATCAACGCCATCGCCAAGGACGAAGACGGTCTGTTCATCGACCCCTACGGCGGCATGGCCGATCTCAAAGCCGGGGTGTTGCGCCACGTTAGCCCGGCCTTCGTCGAAGATCCGGTGCGGGTGTTGCGGGTGGCGCGTTTCGCCGCGCGTTTCGGTTTTGCCATCGCGCCGGAAACACTCGTTCTGATGCGAGAAATGGCCGCCAACGGCGAAGTCGATGCGCTGGTGCCGGAGCGGGTTTGGCAGGAACTGTCGCGCGGACTGATGGAAAACGTTCCTTCGCGCATGTTTCTGGCCCTGCGCGAGTGCGGGGCGCTGGTTCGTATCCTGCCTGAGCTGGACGCCCTGTTCGGCGTACCGCAGACCGAAAAATATCATCCCGAGATTGATACTGGCGTCCATGTGATGATGGTGGTGGATTATGCTGCCGCCAAGAACTACGAACTGCCGGTTCGCTTCGCGGCCCTCACTCATGACCTCGGCAAGGGTACTACGCCGCACGCGGAATGGCCGCGCCACATTGGCCATGAAGCGCGCAGCTTCGAGCTGGCGAAGCCACTGTGCCAGCGCCTGCGTGTGCCCAACGACTGCCGCGAACTGGCGCTGGTGGTGGCGCGCTTTCACGGCGTGCCGCTGCGTGCTTTCGAGTTGCGGCCGGAAACCCTGCTCAAGCTGCTGCAGGAAACCGATGCTCTGCGTCAGCCATGGCGCTTCGAATCCTTTCTTCTGGCCTGCACTGCTGATTGTTGCGGCCGGCTGGGTTACCAGGATGCCGTGTTCGAACCGGCCGACTTTCTGCGCGAAGCGCTCAAGGTCGCTCAGTCAGTAGATGCCGGTGCAGTAGCCCGGCAATGCGACGACCCGGCGAAGATTCGTGACCGGGTTTACGAGGCACGGTTTGAAGCGATCAAAACCTGGCGTGAAAACTGGGCAAGGTGA
- a CDS encoding TrpB-like pyridoxal phosphate-dependent enzyme: MSQTKILLDEAEIPTHWYNVVADMPNPPAPPLGPDGKPIGPEALTAIFPMSLIEQEMSAQRWIEIPEKVREIYQLWRPSPMFRAHRLEAALGTPAKIYYKYEGVSPAGSHKPNTAVAQAYYNAEAGIKRIATETGAGQWGCSMALAGQMFGLDVRVYMVKVSYGQKPYRRSMMQAWGAEVFASPSMETHTGRAALAADPDNQGSLGLAISEAVEDAANRADTNYALGSVLNHVLLHQTVIGLEAKKQFEKVGDYPDMIFAPCGGGSNFGGAAFPFFADKAAGKNVRLVAVEPTSCPTLTRGHYAYDFGDTAKLTPMMLMYTLGHDFMPPGIHAGGLRYHGDSALVSQLYHEKLIEAVAVPQLATFQAGVTFARAEGIIPAPESNHAIAACIDEALRCKESGEAKTLFFNLSGHGHFDMGAYDSYFSGKLEDFAYPEEAIKAALERLPKVG; the protein is encoded by the coding sequence ATGTCGCAAACTAAAATTCTGCTGGACGAAGCCGAAATCCCAACCCACTGGTACAACGTCGTCGCCGACATGCCCAACCCGCCCGCTCCGCCACTAGGGCCAGACGGCAAACCGATTGGCCCGGAAGCGCTCACCGCCATCTTTCCAATGAGTCTGATCGAACAGGAAATGTCCGCCCAGCGCTGGATCGAAATCCCCGAAAAAGTGCGCGAAATTTATCAGTTATGGCGGCCCTCGCCGATGTTCCGCGCTCACCGGCTTGAAGCGGCGCTCGGCACACCGGCGAAGATTTATTACAAGTACGAAGGCGTGTCTCCGGCCGGATCGCACAAACCCAACACCGCCGTGGCGCAGGCCTATTACAACGCAGAAGCCGGCATCAAGCGCATCGCCACCGAAACCGGCGCCGGACAATGGGGCTGCTCGATGGCCCTGGCGGGACAGATGTTCGGGCTGGATGTGCGGGTCTACATGGTCAAGGTGAGTTACGGTCAGAAACCCTACCGCCGTTCGATGATGCAAGCCTGGGGCGCAGAAGTGTTCGCCAGCCCGAGCATGGAAACCCATACCGGACGTGCCGCCTTGGCTGCCGACCCTGACAACCAGGGCTCGCTCGGTCTGGCGATCTCAGAAGCGGTGGAAGACGCCGCCAACCGCGCTGACACCAACTATGCGCTGGGTTCGGTGCTCAACCATGTGCTGTTGCACCAGACCGTGATCGGCCTGGAAGCCAAAAAACAATTCGAGAAGGTGGGTGATTACCCGGACATGATCTTCGCCCCCTGCGGCGGCGGCTCCAACTTCGGCGGCGCAGCTTTCCCCTTCTTTGCCGACAAGGCTGCCGGCAAAAACGTGCGCCTGGTTGCGGTGGAACCCACCTCCTGCCCGACGCTGACCCGCGGCCATTATGCCTACGACTTCGGCGACACCGCCAAGCTCACGCCGATGATGCTGATGTACACCCTCGGCCACGACTTCATGCCCCCCGGCATCCACGCTGGCGGCCTGCGCTACCACGGCGACTCAGCCCTGGTGTCACAGCTTTACCACGAGAAGCTGATCGAGGCGGTAGCCGTGCCGCAACTAGCCACCTTCCAGGCCGGCGTCACCTTCGCCCGCGCCGAGGGCATCATCCCTGCGCCGGAATCCAACCATGCCATCGCGGCCTGCATCGACGAGGCATTGCGCTGCAAGGAAAGTGGCGAAGCGAAGACGCTGTTCTTCAACCTCTCCGGCCACGGCCACTTCGACATGGGCGCCTACGACAGCTACTTCAGCGGCAAGCTGGAGGATTTCGCCTATCCCGAGGAAGCGATCAAGGCCGCGCTGGAACGGCTACCCAAGGTCGGCTGA